One Methanococcus aeolicus Nankai-3 DNA segment encodes these proteins:
- the rpoB gene encoding DNA-directed RNA polymerase subunit B codes for MEKYANLYVNGKLIGSVESPDELIKYLRDNRRNGQISPFTSISYNEESSDIHISTDAGRAVRPLIVVENGVSKLNEELIKKVEQGELNFSGLVKMGVIEYLDAEEEENAYIANYEKDLTKNHTHLEIDPLSILGIGAGVAPYPEHNSAPRITMAAAMGKQSLGMPLANMKLRMDTKAHLLHYPQVPIVRTKHQEILGFDRRPAGQNFVVAVMSYEGYNMEDAFIINKASIERGLARSSFFRSYEGFEKRHPGGQVDRFEIPEQGVRGYRAEEAYRNLGDDGIVEVESEVKSGDVIIGKTSPPRFLEEQDISLRSKSQRRDTSITIRHGEGGIVDAVILSETKEGNRLAKIRVRDLRIPELGDKFASRHGQKGVLGLIVPQEDMPFTENGVVPDLIINPHAIPSRMTIGQVLEMIGGKVGSMNCKRIDGTIFSGDPEWELRSSMEKCGYKHNGKEVMFDGKTGKKLECEIFVGIAYYQKLHHLVAGKMHARSRGPIQVLTRQPTEGRAREGGLRFGEMERDVLIGHGTALLLKERLFDESDPYECHICSNCGEVAIYDHKRGMKRCQACGETEDVQNNRKIPSVRLPYAFKLLLDELRSMGINPKLELKDRV; via the coding sequence TTGGAAAAATATGCAAATTTATATGTTAATGGAAAATTAATCGGTTCAGTGGAGTCTCCCGATGAACTTATAAAATATTTAAGGGATAATAGGCGAAATGGCCAAATATCTCCTTTTACTTCAATATCTTACAATGAAGAGAGCTCCGATATACACATTTCAACGGATGCAGGTAGGGCCGTTAGGCCATTAATTGTTGTAGAAAATGGAGTGTCTAAATTAAACGAAGAACTCATTAAAAAAGTAGAGCAGGGCGAACTTAATTTTTCAGGATTGGTTAAAATGGGGGTTATTGAATATTTAGATGCCGAGGAAGAGGAGAATGCATATATTGCAAACTATGAAAAAGATTTAACTAAAAATCACACTCATCTTGAAATTGACCCATTATCAATACTTGGAATAGGTGCAGGTGTTGCCCCATATCCTGAGCATAACTCTGCTCCAAGGATTACAATGGCGGCGGCCATGGGTAAGCAATCCCTTGGAATGCCATTGGCAAATATGAAATTAAGAATGGATACAAAGGCACATTTATTACATTATCCTCAGGTTCCTATTGTTAGAACTAAACACCAAGAAATACTTGGATTTGACAGAAGACCAGCAGGTCAAAATTTTGTTGTAGCTGTAATGAGTTATGAAGGATACAACATGGAGGATGCTTTTATCATAAATAAGGCATCAATCGAAAGAGGACTTGCGAGAAGTAGCTTTTTCAGAAGCTATGAAGGTTTTGAAAAAAGACATCCTGGGGGACAGGTAGATAGGTTTGAAATCCCTGAGCAAGGGGTTAGAGGATACAGGGCAGAAGAGGCATATAGAAATTTAGGGGACGATGGTATTGTAGAGGTAGAATCAGAGGTAAAATCTGGAGATGTAATAATTGGAAAAACCTCCCCACCAAGATTTTTGGAGGAGCAAGATATATCTTTAAGGTCTAAATCTCAAAGAAGAGATACCTCTATTACCATTAGACATGGAGAAGGGGGCATTGTAGATGCCGTAATATTGTCTGAAACCAAAGAAGGAAATAGATTGGCAAAAATTAGAGTAAGAGATTTAAGAATACCAGAATTGGGAGATAAATTTGCTTCAAGGCACGGTCAGAAAGGGGTTTTAGGTCTTATAGTTCCCCAAGAAGACATGCCATTTACTGAAAATGGAGTAGTTCCAGATTTAATAATTAATCCCCATGCAATTCCATCAAGGATGACTATTGGTCAGGTATTGGAAATGATTGGGGGAAAAGTCGGTTCTATGAACTGTAAAAGAATAGATGGAACTATATTTAGTGGAGACCCAGAATGGGAATTAAGGAGCTCCATGGAAAAGTGCGGATACAAACACAATGGTAAAGAAGTAATGTTTGATGGAAAAACTGGAAAAAAACTTGAATGCGAAATATTTGTTGGAATAGCATACTACCAGAAATTACATCATCTTGTGGCAGGAAAAATGCATGCAAGAAGTAGGGGTCCAATACAGGTATTAACAAGACAGCCAACAGAAGGTAGGGCAAGAGAAGGAGGTTTAAGATTTGGAGAAATGGAAAGGGATGTTCTTATCGGGCATGGAACGGCATTATTATTGAAGGAACGATTATTTGATGAATCCGACCCTTATGAATGCCATATTTGTTCCAACTGTGGTGAAGTTGCCATATATGACCACAAAAGAGGAATGAAAAGATGTCAAGCATGTGGCGAAACAGAGGATGTTCAAAATAATAGAAAAATACCTTCTGTAAGGTTGCCTTATGCCTTTAAGTTATTATTGGATGAGCTTAGAAGTATGGGAATAAATCCAAAGCTTGAATTAAAAGATAGAGTATAA
- a CDS encoding NusA-like transcription termination signal-binding factor encodes MKVKFDKDGIMKMALFEKITNAEVMDCISDDERIIFIVKEGDIGAAIGKGGENVRNATEKFGKRIDVVEYSTDLKQFVRNLLAPLKLDDVWVKKYNDDLVVYVRVHPKLRKSIVGDRGKNINRTVDIIKRLTDATNIKVISDSRPPKKFNSNKPKTDKPAEKQSTDKPAEKQSNEPKEIIEKTE; translated from the coding sequence ATGAAGGTTAAATTTGATAAGGACGGCATTATGAAGATGGCACTATTTGAAAAAATAACTAATGCCGAGGTAATGGATTGCATCTCCGATGATGAAAGAATTATATTCATTGTTAAGGAGGGAGACATAGGGGCTGCAATTGGAAAAGGTGGAGAAAATGTTAGGAATGCCACTGAAAAGTTCGGAAAAAGAATAGATGTTGTTGAGTATTCCACAGATTTAAAACAATTTGTAAGGAATTTATTGGCTCCATTAAAATTAGATGATGTATGGGTTAAAAAATACAATGATGATTTGGTTGTATATGTTAGAGTGCATCCTAAATTAAGGAAATCAATTGTGGGAGATAGAGGAAAGAACATTAATAGAACTGTTGATATAATTAAAAGATTAACCGATGCAACAAATATTAAAGTAATTTCAGATTCAAGACCTCCTAAAAAATTCAACTCCAATAAACCAAAAACAGACAAACCAGCTGAAAAACAATCAACAGACAAACCAGCTGAAAAACAATCCAATGAACCTAAGGAAATCATTGAAAAAACTGAATAA
- a CDS encoding 50S ribosomal protein L30e, translating into MDINRSIRVAVDTGSVVLGTKKVLKNIKHGEGKLIIVAENCIKDVNEDINYYAKLSDIPVYTHESISLELGAICGKPFPVSALIVMDPGNSTILNIINEEDEEDDEE; encoded by the coding sequence ATGGATATAAATAGGTCTATAAGGGTAGCAGTAGATACCGGTAGCGTAGTATTGGGGACAAAAAAAGTCCTAAAAAACATAAAACATGGCGAAGGAAAACTTATAATAGTAGCAGAAAACTGCATAAAAGATGTTAACGAAGATATTAATTATTATGCTAAATTATCAGATATACCGGTTTATACACATGAGTCAATATCATTAGAATTAGGGGCAATATGTGGTAAGCCATTCCCTGTTTCTGCACTTATTGTTATGGATCCAGGAAACTCAACAATTTTGAACATAATAAACGAAGAAGACGAAGAAGACGATGAAGAATAA
- the rpoA2 gene encoding DNA-directed RNA polymerase subunit A'', whose protein sequence is MEKTMLEQKLENTILPLLLKKELINKIISEKIEDENIIRDIISETVKSYERTLVEPNESVGVVAAQSLGEPGTQMTMRTFHYAGVAELNVTLGLPRMIEIVDARKEPSTPTMTVYLTEDYAFDKSKAEEVAKNIESITVQNIAQDIHIDMVKLAINVVLNPESMKQRNITADDVMEAIKKKMKLKIEQEGNILRLIIKTPSLKALRKRIPKVKSIHLKGVPNIPRVIVKKDDTMGEYILHSEGSNLSAVFEIDGVDMVRTTSNNIVEIQDVLGIEAARNAIINEISGVLNQQGLNVDIRHLMVIADIMTADGSVKSIGRHGLSGEKASVLARAAFEETVKHLYSAAEKGHSDKLSGVVENIIVGKPISMGTGCVDVYIDRDYEEGKDLMITVEKEEN, encoded by the coding sequence ATGGAAAAAACCATGCTGGAACAGAAATTAGAAAATACAATATTGCCATTATTGTTAAAAAAAGAATTAATAAATAAAATAATAAGTGAAAAAATAGAAGATGAAAATATAATACGAGATATAATTTCTGAAACTGTTAAATCATATGAAAGAACACTTGTTGAACCTAATGAATCAGTTGGAGTTGTGGCAGCCCAATCCCTCGGGGAGCCCGGGACACAGATGACAATGCGAACATTTCACTATGCGGGTGTTGCGGAGTTAAATGTTACGCTGGGTCTTCCAAGGATGATTGAGATTGTAGATGCTAGAAAAGAGCCATCTACTCCTACGATGACGGTATATTTAACAGAAGACTATGCATTTGATAAAAGTAAGGCAGAAGAAGTAGCAAAAAACATTGAAAGCATAACTGTTCAGAATATCGCACAAGATATACATATAGACATGGTTAAACTAGCTATAAATGTAGTATTAAATCCAGAATCAATGAAGCAACGAAATATAACTGCTGATGATGTGATGGAAGCTATTAAAAAGAAGATGAAATTAAAAATAGAACAGGAAGGCAATATTCTTCGATTAATAATAAAAACACCATCATTAAAAGCACTTAGAAAAAGAATTCCAAAAGTTAAATCCATTCATTTAAAGGGAGTTCCAAATATACCTCGGGTTATCGTTAAAAAAGATGATACAATGGGAGAATATATTCTACACAGTGAAGGTTCAAATTTAAGTGCCGTATTTGAGATTGATGGAGTAGATATGGTAAGAACTACTTCAAATAATATCGTGGAGATTCAAGATGTATTGGGCATAGAAGCAGCTAGAAATGCCATTATAAATGAAATAAGTGGTGTTTTAAACCAGCAAGGTCTTAATGTTGATATAAGGCATTTAATGGTGATAGCAGATATCATGACTGCTGACGGATCTGTTAAATCAATAGGTAGGCATGGATTAAGTGGTGAAAAAGCCTCAGTTCTTGCAAGAGCTGCATTTGAAGAAACTGTAAAACATTTATATTCTGCGGCTGAAAAAGGACATTCCGATAAATTAAGCGGAGTTGTGGAAAATATCATTGTTGGAAAACCTATATCCATGGGAACTGGCTGTGTGGATGTATATATAGATAGAGATTATGAAGAAGGAAAAGATTTGATGATAACGGTTGAAAAAGAGGAAAATTAA
- a CDS encoding DNA-directed RNA polymerase subunit A': MDRYDIPKEIGGIVFGLLSPEYIRKISVAKIVTADTYDDDGYPIDGGLMDTRLGVIDPGLVCKTCGGRVGTCPGHFGHIELSKPAVHIGYAKDIYKILKAVCPHCGKVALSETRRMEYLKKMETLEEEGGDKWQLADDVLKEGAGKDICPYCGETKYDIKYSKPTAYLQIEGKTQKQLMSSEVREILEKIPDEDCMLIGVNPEVARPEWMILTSLPVPPVTVRPSITLESGERSEDDLTHKLVDIIRINQRLDENIEGGAPNLIIEDLWDLLQYHINTYFDNEAPGTPPARHRSGRPLRTIAQRLKGKEGRFRHNLAGKRVNFSARTVISPDPRLSINEVGIPKQIAKELTIPEKVTKYNIDKIRELIANGADNHPGVNYLIKKVKTRDGKEEEYKIKITDKVKELWSEKVEEGMIVERHLIDGDIVLYNRQPSLHRMSIMAHRVKVLPYRTFRHNLCVCPPYNADFDGDEMNIHVPQSEEARAEAEAIMLVENHIVSPRYGGPIIGAIHDFISGAYVLTSSYFTKDEASILLRSANLEMDLGAPDKIEDGVELYSGRTLFSKTLPKELTLKYRAKTCKKCEICEKEDCPHDSYVVIINGELLKGVIDKNGYGSEAGIILNTLVKEFGSEQARIFLDTSTKMSIKSMMIKGFTTGIDDEDISEESVEEIKATLDKAEKEVEEIIKEYENGTLELLPGRSPEESREAYIMQVLGKARDDAGKVAERNLSKTNHAAVMARTGARGSLLNITMMAGCVGQQAVRGGRIFRGYRDRTLPHFEKGSLSAESHGFVRSCYKTGMTPTEYFFHAMGGREGLVDQAVRTAQSGYMQRRLVNALQDLKVEYDTSVRDSKGMIVQFTYGDDGVDPAKADHGKSVDLDKIFTKVKSKYE, translated from the coding sequence ATGGATAGATATGACATTCCAAAAGAAATCGGGGGAATAGTATTTGGTTTATTATCTCCAGAATATATCCGAAAAATTTCAGTAGCGAAAATTGTAACTGCTGATACTTATGATGATGATGGATACCCCATAGATGGAGGTTTAATGGATACTAGATTGGGAGTAATAGATCCGGGTCTTGTATGTAAAACCTGCGGGGGAAGGGTAGGAACATGCCCTGGTCATTTTGGACATATTGAGTTATCAAAACCTGCTGTCCATATCGGGTATGCAAAAGACATATACAAAATACTAAAGGCTGTATGTCCGCACTGTGGAAAGGTGGCTTTAAGTGAAACCAGAAGAATGGAATACCTTAAAAAAATGGAAACTTTAGAAGAAGAAGGCGGAGATAAATGGCAATTGGCTGACGATGTGTTAAAAGAAGGGGCCGGAAAAGATATCTGCCCGTACTGTGGCGAAACTAAATATGATATAAAATATTCTAAACCAACGGCTTATTTGCAGATAGAAGGAAAAACCCAAAAACAACTGATGTCTTCAGAAGTTAGAGAAATTCTAGAAAAAATACCTGATGAAGATTGTATGTTAATAGGTGTTAATCCAGAAGTAGCAAGACCTGAATGGATGATTTTAACAAGCCTACCTGTGCCACCAGTTACAGTTAGGCCTTCTATTACGCTTGAAAGTGGGGAACGAAGTGAGGACGATTTAACCCATAAATTAGTTGATATTATCAGAATTAACCAGAGGTTAGACGAAAATATTGAGGGAGGAGCTCCTAACTTAATTATTGAAGACCTTTGGGATTTATTACAATACCACATAAATACCTACTTTGATAATGAAGCACCTGGAACACCTCCCGCACGACATAGAAGTGGAAGACCGCTCAGAACTATTGCTCAAAGGTTAAAAGGTAAAGAAGGTAGATTTAGGCATAATCTTGCAGGTAAAAGGGTAAATTTCTCAGCAAGGACCGTTATTTCGCCCGACCCAAGATTAAGTATAAATGAAGTAGGTATTCCAAAGCAAATAGCAAAAGAATTAACCATTCCTGAGAAGGTCACAAAATACAATATTGATAAAATAAGGGAGCTCATAGCAAATGGTGCAGATAATCACCCTGGTGTTAACTATCTTATCAAAAAAGTAAAGACAAGAGATGGAAAGGAAGAAGAATATAAAATAAAAATAACTGATAAAGTTAAAGAACTTTGGTCGGAAAAAGTGGAAGAAGGAATGATTGTCGAGAGACATTTAATTGATGGAGATATTGTATTATATAACAGGCAACCTTCATTACACAGAATGTCAATTATGGCACACCGGGTAAAAGTTTTGCCGTATAGGACATTTAGACACAATCTTTGTGTATGTCCGCCTTACAATGCTGACTTCGATGGAGATGAAATGAACATACATGTTCCTCAATCAGAAGAGGCTAGAGCAGAGGCTGAGGCAATAATGCTTGTAGAAAATCATATTGTTTCTCCCAGATATGGTGGTCCAATTATTGGGGCAATTCACGATTTCATATCCGGGGCATATGTGTTAACAAGTTCCTACTTTACAAAAGATGAAGCTTCAATATTGTTAAGAAGTGCCAATCTTGAAATGGATTTGGGAGCTCCTGATAAAATTGAAGATGGAGTAGAATTATACAGCGGAAGAACACTATTTTCTAAAACACTTCCTAAGGAATTAACTCTAAAATATAGGGCAAAAACTTGTAAAAAATGTGAAATTTGTGAAAAAGAAGACTGCCCTCATGATTCCTATGTGGTAATAATAAATGGGGAGCTCCTGAAAGGAGTTATTGATAAAAATGGATATGGTTCTGAGGCAGGAATTATATTAAATACCCTAGTTAAAGAATTTGGTTCAGAACAAGCAAGAATATTCCTTGATACTTCAACAAAAATGTCCATAAAATCCATGATGATAAAAGGTTTTACAACTGGTATTGACGATGAAGATATTTCAGAAGAGTCTGTTGAGGAAATAAAGGCGACTTTGGATAAAGCAGAAAAAGAAGTTGAAGAAATAATTAAAGAATATGAAAACGGAACACTTGAATTACTGCCTGGAAGAAGCCCAGAAGAATCAAGGGAAGCATATATTATGCAGGTATTGGGTAAGGCTAGGGATGATGCAGGTAAGGTTGCTGAACGAAATTTAAGTAAAACAAACCATGCAGCAGTAATGGCAAGGACCGGTGCAAGAGGTTCATTGTTGAATATTACAATGATGGCCGGTTGTGTTGGTCAGCAGGCAGTTAGGGGAGGAAGAATATTTAGGGGATACAGAGATAGAACGCTACCTCACTTCGAAAAAGGAAGTTTATCCGCAGAATCCCACGGTTTCGTTAGGAGTTGCTATAAAACAGGTATGACGCCCACAGAATACTTCTTCCACGCCATGGGGGGAAGAGAAGGATTAGTGGACCAGGCTGTTAGGACGGCACAATCTGGATACATGCAAAGAAGATTGGTAAATGCTCTTCAAGACCTAAAAGTAGAATATGATACATCTGTAAGAGATTCAAAAGGGATGATTGTTCAATTTACCTACGGGGATGATGGAGTAGACCCTGCAAAGGCCGACCATGGAAAATCTGTGGATTTAGACAAAATATTTACAAAAGTTAAGTCAAAATATGAATAA